In Deinococcus puniceus, one genomic interval encodes:
- a CDS encoding HAMP domain-containing protein: MFTASKASPAKLSAVKLSPLKLSLKLKIFLLVLVPLLVLATLMLALMSGRHANEYRGLLVRATAQSSSVFGMGVQELMDSSGKPLSSNDIQDSVQMRLMELVALGATPLHFASVYNQDGTLLAAYDSSFQGSSVETSVLRQNFIRLMGADVKPISAYSQKIGKFEPTAAQVTPPALTKVLGNRQTTLTGYPLPGGVGVVVLGLSEQYIRERVLASLAPTALLTLLVVLLTAVGAALFANALIGRIQRLSARVTAISMGELDQPIDADAKDELGELAESVERMRFSLETIMARM, translated from the coding sequence ATGTTTACCGCATCTAAAGCGTCTCCAGCCAAGTTGTCTGCGGTCAAGTTGTCTCCACTCAAGCTGTCACTGAAACTCAAGATTTTTTTGCTGGTGCTGGTACCTCTGTTGGTGCTGGCAACCCTGATGCTTGCGCTGATGTCGGGCCGCCACGCCAACGAATACCGGGGGCTGTTGGTGCGGGCCACCGCGCAATCGTCGTCGGTGTTCGGGATGGGCGTGCAGGAACTCATGGACTCGTCGGGCAAACCCCTGAGCAGCAACGATATTCAGGACAGCGTGCAGATGCGCCTGATGGAACTGGTGGCGTTGGGGGCCACGCCGCTGCATTTTGCCAGCGTGTACAACCAAGACGGCACCTTGCTGGCCGCCTACGACAGCAGCTTTCAAGGCTCCAGCGTCGAAACTTCGGTGCTGCGCCAAAACTTTATTCGGCTGATGGGGGCGGACGTGAAGCCCATCAGCGCCTACAGCCAGAAGATCGGCAAATTTGAACCCACCGCGGCGCAGGTCACGCCCCCGGCCCTGACCAAGGTGCTGGGCAACCGGCAAACCACCCTGACCGGCTACCCGTTGCCCGGAGGCGTGGGCGTGGTGGTGCTGGGCCTCAGCGAGCAGTACATCCGCGAGCGCGTGCTGGCAAGTTTGGCTCCCACCGCCCTCCTGACCTTGCTGGTGGTGCTGCTGACGGCAGTCGGCGCGGCCCTGTTCGCCAACGCCCTGATTGGCCGGATTCAACGGTTGTCGGCGCGGGTCACGGCCATCAGCATGGGCGAACTCGATCAGCCGATAGACGCCGACGCCAAAGATGAACTTGGCGAACTGGCCGAATCGGTAGAGCGCATGCGCTTTAGCCTAGAAACCATCATGGCTCGGATGTAA